The following proteins are co-located in the Phyllostomus discolor isolate MPI-MPIP mPhyDis1 chromosome 1, mPhyDis1.pri.v3, whole genome shotgun sequence genome:
- the ZEB1 gene encoding zinc finger E-box-binding homeobox 1 isoform X2, translating into MTSHKSGRDQRHVTQSGGNRKFKCTECGKAFKYKHHLKEHLRIHSGEKPYECPNCKKRFSHSGSYSSHISSKKCISLMPVNGRPRTGLKTSQCSSPSLSASPGSPTRPQIRQKIENKPLQEQLSVNQIKTEPVDYEFKPIVVASGINCSTPLQNGVFSGGGPLQATSSPQGVVQAVVLPTVGLVSPISINLSDIQNVLKVAVDGNVIRQVLENNQANLASKEQETISASSIQQGGHSVISAISLPLVDQDGTTKIIINYSLEQPSQLQVVPQNLKKENPIPTNSCKSEKLPEDLTVKSEKDKSFEGVVNDSTCLLCDDCPGDINALPELKHYNLKQPAQPPPLPAPEAEKPESSASSGSGDGNLSPSQPPLKNLLSLLKAYYALNAQPSAEELSKIADSVNLPLDVVKKWFEKMQAGQISVQSSEPSSPEAGKVNISAKNDDQPQSTSANDSQDSTINLQSPLKITNSPVLPVGSTINGSRSITSSPSPLNLSSSRNTQGYLYTAEGAQEEPQVEPLDLSLPKQQGELLERSTITSVYQNSVYSVQEEPLNLSCAKKEPQKDSCVTDSEPVVNVIPPSANPINIAIPTVTAQLPTIVAIADQNSVPCLRALAANKQTILIPQVAYTYSTTVSPAVQEPPLKVIQPNGNQDERQDTSSEGVSNVEDQNDSDSTPPKKKMRKTENGMYACDLCDKIFQKSSSLLRHKYEHTGKRPHECGICKKAFKHKHHLIEHMRLHSGEKPYQCDKCGKRFSHSGSYSQHMNHRYSYCKREAEERDSMEQEEAGPEVLTSEHVGARASPSQVDSDERESLTREEDEDSEKEEEEEEEDKEMEELQEEKECEKPQVDEEEEEVEMEEDEEEEEEEEEEGEEAENEGEGTKTEGAVKDDGAVNQVSSLEQKGSQNSEQVSEQKTNEA; encoded by the exons ATGACATCACATAAGTCAGGAAGAGATCAA AGACATGTGACACAGTCTGGGGGTAATCGTAAATTCAAGTGCACTGAGTGTGGAAAAGCTTTCAAATACAAACACCATCTAAAAGAGCACTTAAGAATCCACAGTG gagAGAAGCCATATGAATGCCCAAACTGCAAGAAGCGTTTTTCCCATTCTGGTTCCTATAGCTCACACATAAGCAGTAAGAAATGCATCAGCTTGATGCCTGTGAATGGGCGACCAAGAACAGGACTCAAGACGTCTCAGTGTTCCTCACCGTCTCTTTCAGCATCGCCAGGCAGTCCCACGCGACCACAAATACGGCAAAAGATAGAGAATAAACCCCTTCAAGAACAACTTTCTGTAAACCAAATTAAAACTGAACCTGTGGATTATGAATTCAAACCCATAGTGGTTGCTTCAGGAATCAACTGTTCAACCCCTTTACAAAATGGGGTTTTTAGTGGTGGTGGCCCATTACAGGCAACCAGTTCTCCTCAGGGTGTGGTGCAAGCTGTTGTTCTGCCAACAGTTGGTTTGGTGTCTCCCATCAGTATCAATTTAAGTGATATTCAGAATGTACTTAAAGTGGCAGTAGATGGTAATGTAATACGGCAAGTTTTGGAGAATAATCAAGCCAATCTTGCAtccaaagaacaagaaacaaTCAGTGCTTCATCCATACAGCAAGGTGGCCATTCTGTTATTTCAGCCATCAGTCTTCCTTTGGTTGATCAAGATGGAACAACCAAAATTATCATTAACTACAGTCTTGAACAACCTAGCCAACTTCAAGTtgttcctcaaaatttaaaaaaagaaaatccaatccCAACAAACAGTTGCAAAAGTGAAAAGTTACCAGAAGATCTTACTGTTAAGTCTGAGAAGGACAAAAGCTTCGAAGGAGTAGTGAATGATAGCACTTGCCTTCTGTGTGATGATTGTCCAGGAGATATTAATGCACTTCCAGAATTAAAGCACTATAACCTAAAACAGcctgcccagcctcctccacTCCCTGCACCAGAAGCTGAGAAGCCcgagtcctctgcttcatcaggTTCTGGAGATGGCAATTTGTCTCCCAGTCAGCCACCATTAAAGAACCTCTTGTCTCTTCTGAAAGCATATTATGCTTTGAATGCACAACCCAGTGCAGAAGAGCTCTCAAAAATTGCTGACTCAGTAAACCTACCACTGGATGTAGTAAAAAAGTGGTTTGAAAAGATGCAAGCTGGACAGATTTCAGTGCAGTCTTCTGAACCATCTTCTCCTGAAGCAGGCAAAGTAAATATCTCTGCAAAGAACGATGATCAGCCTCAGTCTACAAGTGCAAATGATTCCCAGGACAGCACAATAAACCTACAAAGTCCTCTGAAGATAACTAACTCTCCAGTTTTACCAGTAGGATCAACCATCAATGGTTCCAGAAGTATTACATCCTCCCCATCACCTCTAAACCTTTCTTCATCCAGAAATACACAGGGTTACTTGTACACAGCAGAAGGTGCACAAGAAGAGCCACAAGTAGAACCTCTTGATCTTTCACTACCAAAGCAACAGGGAGAATTATTGGAAAGGTCAACTATCACTAGTGTTTACCAGAACAGTGTTTATTCTGTCCAGGAAGAACCCTTGAACTTGTCTTGCGCAAAAAAGGAGCCACAAAAGGACAGTTGTGTTACAGACTCAGAACCAGTTGTAAATGTAATCCCACCAAGTGCCAACCCCATAAACATTGCTATACCTACAGTCACTGCCCAGTTACCCACAATCGTGGCCATTGCTGACCAGAACAGTGTTCCATGCTTGCGAGCACTAGCTGCCAATAAGCAGACTATTTTGATTCCCCAGGTGGCTTACACATACTCAACTACAGTCAGCCCTGCAGTCCAGGAACCACCCTTGAAAGTGATCCAGCCAAATGGAAatcag GATGAAAGACAGGACACTAGCTCAGAAGGAGTATCAAATGTAGAGGATCAGAATGACTCAGATTCCACACCacccaaaaagaaaatgaggaagacagaaaatggaATGTATGCTTGTGATTTGTGCGATAAGATATTCCAGAAGAGTAGCTCATTACTGAGACATAAATATGAACACACAG GAAAAAGGCCTCACGAGTGTGGAATCTGTAAAAAGGCATTTAAACACAAACATCATTTGATTGAACACATGCGATTACATTCTGGAGAAAAGCCCTATCAATGTGACAAATGCGGAAAGCGTTTCTCGCACTCTGGGTCTTACTCTCAACACATGAATCATCGCTACTCCTactgcaagagagaagcagaggaacGTGATAGCATGGAGCAGGAAGAGGCAGGACCTGAGGTCCTAACCAGTGAGCATGTTGGTGCGAGGGCATCTCCCTCACAGGTCGACTCAGATGAGAGAGAGAGTTTGACAAGGGAAGAGGATGAAGACagtgaaaaagaagaggaggaggaggaggaggataaagAGATGGAAGAactacaggaagagaaagaatgtgaaaaaCCACAagtggatgaggaggaggaagaagtagagatggaggaggacgaggaggaggaggaggaggaagaggaggagggagaggaggcagagaatGAGGGAGAAGGAACAAAAACTGAAGGTGCTGTGAAGGATGATGGAGCTGTAAATCAAGTGAGCAGCTTAGAACAAAAAGGAAGCCAGAATAGTGAGCAAGTGTctgaacaaaaaacaaatgaagcctAA
- the ZEB1 gene encoding zinc finger E-box-binding homeobox 1 isoform X1: protein MADGPRCKRRKQANPRRNNVTSYNTVVETNSDSDDEDKLHIVEEESITDAADCEGGVPDDDLPTDPTVLPGSSEREGNAKSCWEDDGKEGQEILGPDAQVDEAGCTVKDDECDSDAENEQNHDPNVEEFLQQQDTAVIYPEAPEDDQRQGTPEASGHDENGTPDAFSQLLTCPYCDRGYKRFTSLKEHIKYRHEKNEDNFSCSLCSYTFAYRTQLERHMTSHKSGRDQRHVTQSGGNRKFKCTECGKAFKYKHHLKEHLRIHSGEKPYECPNCKKRFSHSGSYSSHISSKKCISLMPVNGRPRTGLKTSQCSSPSLSASPGSPTRPQIRQKIENKPLQEQLSVNQIKTEPVDYEFKPIVVASGINCSTPLQNGVFSGGGPLQATSSPQGVVQAVVLPTVGLVSPISINLSDIQNVLKVAVDGNVIRQVLENNQANLASKEQETISASSIQQGGHSVISAISLPLVDQDGTTKIIINYSLEQPSQLQVVPQNLKKENPIPTNSCKSEKLPEDLTVKSEKDKSFEGVVNDSTCLLCDDCPGDINALPELKHYNLKQPAQPPPLPAPEAEKPESSASSGSGDGNLSPSQPPLKNLLSLLKAYYALNAQPSAEELSKIADSVNLPLDVVKKWFEKMQAGQISVQSSEPSSPEAGKVNISAKNDDQPQSTSANDSQDSTINLQSPLKITNSPVLPVGSTINGSRSITSSPSPLNLSSSRNTQGYLYTAEGAQEEPQVEPLDLSLPKQQGELLERSTITSVYQNSVYSVQEEPLNLSCAKKEPQKDSCVTDSEPVVNVIPPSANPINIAIPTVTAQLPTIVAIADQNSVPCLRALAANKQTILIPQVAYTYSTTVSPAVQEPPLKVIQPNGNQDERQDTSSEGVSNVEDQNDSDSTPPKKKMRKTENGMYACDLCDKIFQKSSSLLRHKYEHTGKRPHECGICKKAFKHKHHLIEHMRLHSGEKPYQCDKCGKRFSHSGSYSQHMNHRYSYCKREAEERDSMEQEEAGPEVLTSEHVGARASPSQVDSDERESLTREEDEDSEKEEEEEEEDKEMEELQEEKECEKPQVDEEEEEVEMEEDEEEEEEEEEEGEEAENEGEGTKTEGAVKDDGAVNQVSSLEQKGSQNSEQVSEQKTNEA from the exons TAAAAGATGATGAATGCGACTCAGAtgcagaaaatgaacaaaaccatGATCCTAATGTTGAAGAGTTCCTGCAACAACAAGACACTGCTGTCATTTACCCTGAAGCACCTGAAGATGACCAGAGGCAGGGCACACCAGAAGCCAGTGGTCATGATGAAAATG GAACACCAGATGCATTTTCCCAATTACTTACCTGCCCATATTGTGATAGAGGCTATAAACGCTTTACCTCTCTGAAAGAACACATTAAATATCgccatgaaaagaatgaagataacTTTAGTTGCTCCCTGTGCAGTTACACCTTTGCATACAGAACCCAACTGGAACGTCACATGACATCACATAAGTCAGGAAGAGATCAA AGACATGTGACACAGTCTGGGGGTAATCGTAAATTCAAGTGCACTGAGTGTGGAAAAGCTTTCAAATACAAACACCATCTAAAAGAGCACTTAAGAATCCACAGTG gagAGAAGCCATATGAATGCCCAAACTGCAAGAAGCGTTTTTCCCATTCTGGTTCCTATAGCTCACACATAAGCAGTAAGAAATGCATCAGCTTGATGCCTGTGAATGGGCGACCAAGAACAGGACTCAAGACGTCTCAGTGTTCCTCACCGTCTCTTTCAGCATCGCCAGGCAGTCCCACGCGACCACAAATACGGCAAAAGATAGAGAATAAACCCCTTCAAGAACAACTTTCTGTAAACCAAATTAAAACTGAACCTGTGGATTATGAATTCAAACCCATAGTGGTTGCTTCAGGAATCAACTGTTCAACCCCTTTACAAAATGGGGTTTTTAGTGGTGGTGGCCCATTACAGGCAACCAGTTCTCCTCAGGGTGTGGTGCAAGCTGTTGTTCTGCCAACAGTTGGTTTGGTGTCTCCCATCAGTATCAATTTAAGTGATATTCAGAATGTACTTAAAGTGGCAGTAGATGGTAATGTAATACGGCAAGTTTTGGAGAATAATCAAGCCAATCTTGCAtccaaagaacaagaaacaaTCAGTGCTTCATCCATACAGCAAGGTGGCCATTCTGTTATTTCAGCCATCAGTCTTCCTTTGGTTGATCAAGATGGAACAACCAAAATTATCATTAACTACAGTCTTGAACAACCTAGCCAACTTCAAGTtgttcctcaaaatttaaaaaaagaaaatccaatccCAACAAACAGTTGCAAAAGTGAAAAGTTACCAGAAGATCTTACTGTTAAGTCTGAGAAGGACAAAAGCTTCGAAGGAGTAGTGAATGATAGCACTTGCCTTCTGTGTGATGATTGTCCAGGAGATATTAATGCACTTCCAGAATTAAAGCACTATAACCTAAAACAGcctgcccagcctcctccacTCCCTGCACCAGAAGCTGAGAAGCCcgagtcctctgcttcatcaggTTCTGGAGATGGCAATTTGTCTCCCAGTCAGCCACCATTAAAGAACCTCTTGTCTCTTCTGAAAGCATATTATGCTTTGAATGCACAACCCAGTGCAGAAGAGCTCTCAAAAATTGCTGACTCAGTAAACCTACCACTGGATGTAGTAAAAAAGTGGTTTGAAAAGATGCAAGCTGGACAGATTTCAGTGCAGTCTTCTGAACCATCTTCTCCTGAAGCAGGCAAAGTAAATATCTCTGCAAAGAACGATGATCAGCCTCAGTCTACAAGTGCAAATGATTCCCAGGACAGCACAATAAACCTACAAAGTCCTCTGAAGATAACTAACTCTCCAGTTTTACCAGTAGGATCAACCATCAATGGTTCCAGAAGTATTACATCCTCCCCATCACCTCTAAACCTTTCTTCATCCAGAAATACACAGGGTTACTTGTACACAGCAGAAGGTGCACAAGAAGAGCCACAAGTAGAACCTCTTGATCTTTCACTACCAAAGCAACAGGGAGAATTATTGGAAAGGTCAACTATCACTAGTGTTTACCAGAACAGTGTTTATTCTGTCCAGGAAGAACCCTTGAACTTGTCTTGCGCAAAAAAGGAGCCACAAAAGGACAGTTGTGTTACAGACTCAGAACCAGTTGTAAATGTAATCCCACCAAGTGCCAACCCCATAAACATTGCTATACCTACAGTCACTGCCCAGTTACCCACAATCGTGGCCATTGCTGACCAGAACAGTGTTCCATGCTTGCGAGCACTAGCTGCCAATAAGCAGACTATTTTGATTCCCCAGGTGGCTTACACATACTCAACTACAGTCAGCCCTGCAGTCCAGGAACCACCCTTGAAAGTGATCCAGCCAAATGGAAatcag GATGAAAGACAGGACACTAGCTCAGAAGGAGTATCAAATGTAGAGGATCAGAATGACTCAGATTCCACACCacccaaaaagaaaatgaggaagacagaaaatggaATGTATGCTTGTGATTTGTGCGATAAGATATTCCAGAAGAGTAGCTCATTACTGAGACATAAATATGAACACACAG GAAAAAGGCCTCACGAGTGTGGAATCTGTAAAAAGGCATTTAAACACAAACATCATTTGATTGAACACATGCGATTACATTCTGGAGAAAAGCCCTATCAATGTGACAAATGCGGAAAGCGTTTCTCGCACTCTGGGTCTTACTCTCAACACATGAATCATCGCTACTCCTactgcaagagagaagcagaggaacGTGATAGCATGGAGCAGGAAGAGGCAGGACCTGAGGTCCTAACCAGTGAGCATGTTGGTGCGAGGGCATCTCCCTCACAGGTCGACTCAGATGAGAGAGAGAGTTTGACAAGGGAAGAGGATGAAGACagtgaaaaagaagaggaggaggaggaggaggataaagAGATGGAAGAactacaggaagagaaagaatgtgaaaaaCCACAagtggatgaggaggaggaagaagtagagatggaggaggacgaggaggaggaggaggaggaagaggaggagggagaggaggcagagaatGAGGGAGAAGGAACAAAAACTGAAGGTGCTGTGAAGGATGATGGAGCTGTAAATCAAGTGAGCAGCTTAGAACAAAAAGGAAGCCAGAATAGTGAGCAAGTGTctgaacaaaaaacaaatgaagcctAA